Proteins found in one Chitinophagaceae bacterium genomic segment:
- a CDS encoding pyridoxal phosphate-dependent aminotransferase gives MQHLSKRILDLEESATIRMAQLARKLKSEGRDIISLSLGEPDFNTPEYIGNAAKKAIDEGYTHYTPVAGYAELRKAISDKLLRDNGLSYDINQIVSSTGAKQSLMNAILCLVESGDEVIVPSPYWVSYAAMIQLAEGKMINIPTTVESAFKITPEQLENAITPKSKLLMLCSPSNPTGAVYSESELRSLAEVLKKYPQIIIISDEIYEYITFETPHFSIAQIEGMYERTAIVNGVSKGFAMTGWRLGFLAAPEWLAKACDKIQGQFTSGTSSISQKAAEAAFTENLDEVYAMRDKFKERRDLVLDKLNAIDGLKISIPQGAFYVFPDISAFFGKKSGDFQINSSEDFCMYILDEANVSLVAGSAFGDDNCVRISYANSEENLRKALDKISAALAKLK, from the coding sequence ATGCAACATTTATCAAAACGAATTTTGGATTTAGAAGAATCTGCTACCATCCGTATGGCACAACTGGCTCGTAAACTCAAGTCAGAGGGTAGGGATATTATTAGTTTAAGTCTGGGAGAACCGGATTTTAATACCCCTGAATATATTGGAAATGCAGCTAAGAAGGCTATTGATGAAGGATATACTCACTATACTCCGGTTGCCGGTTATGCTGAATTGAGAAAAGCAATTTCAGATAAGTTATTACGTGACAACGGGCTTAGTTATGACATTAATCAAATTGTAAGTTCAACCGGTGCCAAGCAATCTTTGATGAATGCAATTTTGTGCTTAGTAGAATCCGGGGATGAAGTAATCGTTCCAAGCCCTTACTGGGTCAGTTATGCAGCCATGATACAACTGGCCGAAGGAAAAATGATTAATATCCCCACTACTGTTGAAAGCGCGTTTAAAATCACTCCTGAACAGCTTGAAAATGCTATAACACCCAAATCAAAGCTGCTTATGCTTTGCTCTCCTTCTAATCCAACGGGAGCTGTTTATTCAGAAAGTGAGTTACGGTCTTTGGCAGAAGTTTTGAAAAAGTATCCACAAATAATAATTATTTCAGATGAAATTTATGAATATATTACCTTCGAAACACCTCATTTCAGCATAGCTCAAATAGAGGGCATGTATGAAAGAACAGCTATTGTCAACGGAGTTTCCAAAGGATTTGCCATGACAGGCTGGCGTTTAGGCTTTCTTGCAGCACCTGAGTGGCTGGCTAAAGCATGTGATAAAATTCAGGGACAGTTTACCTCCGGAACATCTTCAATATCTCAAAAAGCAGCTGAAGCAGCTTTTACTGAAAACTTAGATGAAGTATATGCTATGCGCGACAAATTTAAAGAGCGCAGAGATCTGGTTCTTGATAAATTAAATGCAATTGATGGCCTGAAAATAAGTATTCCGCAAGGAGCTTTTTATGTTTTTCCTGACATAAGCGCATTTTTTGGAAAGAAAAGTGGTGATTTTCAAATAAATTCTTCTGAGGATTTCTGTATGTATATACTTGATGAAGCTAACGTATCGC
- a CDS encoding ATP-binding cassette domain-containing protein gives MSENTNENVIELTKAKIYQGETLVLSDVNLFIKKGEFAYLIGKTGSGKSSLLKTLYGDLSLRQGTGKVVDVVLNGLKSSKVPFLRRKLGIVFQDFQLLMDRTVGDNLLFVLKATGWKDKKAMLVRIEEVLDQVGLKTKDFKMPHELSGGEQQRVVIARALLNDPELILADEPTGNLDPDTSEDIMNLLFKISAENNTAVLMATHNYYLIEKYPARIIKCTNGRLVIDQDISAQG, from the coding sequence ATGTCAGAAAATACGAATGAAAATGTAATTGAACTTACCAAAGCTAAAATTTATCAAGGGGAAACGCTCGTTTTAAGTGATGTAAATTTGTTTATCAAAAAAGGTGAGTTTGCCTATTTAATTGGTAAAACAGGTAGTGGAAAAAGCAGCTTATTGAAAACACTTTATGGAGATTTAAGCCTTAGACAAGGGACAGGAAAGGTGGTAGATGTAGTTCTAAATGGTTTAAAATCCTCAAAAGTGCCCTTTCTGAGAAGGAAATTAGGTATAGTTTTTCAGGATTTTCAGCTTTTGATGGACAGAACCGTTGGGGACAATTTATTATTTGTCTTAAAAGCCACCGGATGGAAAGACAAAAAAGCAATGTTAGTCAGAATAGAAGAAGTTTTGGATCAGGTTGGGCTGAAAACTAAAGATTTTAAAATGCCGCATGAACTTTCCGGTGGTGAACAGCAACGAGTAGTAATTGCCAGAGCTCTATTAAATGATCCGGAACTGATATTAGCAGATGAACCTACCGGAAACTTAGACCCTGATACTTCTGAAGATATTATGAATTTACTTTTCAAAATTAGCGCTGAAAATAATACTGCCGTTTTAATGGCTACTCATAATTATTATTTAATCGAAAAGTATCCGGCCCGTATTATTAAATGTACTAATGGTCGCTTAGTTATTGATCAGGATATCTCTGCACAAGGCTAG
- a CDS encoding glycosyltransferase — protein MGKKIVFTVINDLNNDRRMHRICATLFEAGYDVTLVGRELPDSKPIIKRPFQQYRLKCNFHAGKLFYVEYNLRLFKWLTSRDFDIYGAVDVDTAMAVLRVSEQKKKPFVLDLHEYFSEVPEVINRALVKRFWKFIEKKAIRKADLVYTVSDNLAKIFEEQHHRKVYTIKNVPVYTGNNVLRKYPAAKFNIIYQGALNEGRGLENLIDAMEWVDAELYIAGEGDLSEKLKTQANKKSYNSRIHFLGMLTPEKLALQTQKADLGINILESKSLSYYYSLANKFFDYIHAGIPQICMGYPEYKSINNNFDIALLIDSFAIEKLVESMNEIISNKNLYNRLAENCIKASENLNWQNESLELLQLINNFD, from the coding sequence ATGGGTAAAAAAATTGTTTTTACGGTAATAAATGACCTGAATAATGACAGGAGAATGCACCGGATATGTGCCACTTTGTTTGAAGCCGGTTACGATGTCACATTGGTTGGCAGAGAGCTCCCCGATTCTAAACCAATAATCAAAAGACCTTTTCAGCAATATCGCTTGAAGTGTAATTTCCATGCAGGGAAACTTTTTTATGTAGAATACAATCTGCGATTATTTAAATGGCTAACAAGCCGGGATTTTGATATTTATGGAGCTGTAGATGTTGATACCGCAATGGCTGTTCTTAGAGTTTCTGAGCAGAAAAAGAAACCCTTTGTTTTAGATTTACACGAATACTTTTCTGAGGTCCCGGAAGTGATAAACAGGGCTTTAGTAAAGCGTTTTTGGAAGTTTATAGAGAAAAAAGCAATACGAAAAGCTGATTTAGTATACACAGTAAGCGATAATTTAGCCAAGATTTTTGAAGAACAACACCACCGAAAGGTTTATACCATTAAAAACGTCCCTGTATACACCGGAAATAATGTCTTAAGAAAGTACCCGGCCGCCAAGTTTAATATTATTTATCAGGGAGCTCTTAATGAAGGAAGAGGTTTGGAAAACCTAATAGATGCAATGGAGTGGGTAGATGCAGAGCTGTATATAGCAGGAGAAGGCGATTTATCTGAAAAGTTAAAGACACAGGCTAACAAAAAATCATACAATTCACGAATACATTTTTTAGGTATGTTAACACCTGAAAAGTTGGCTTTGCAAACGCAAAAAGCTGATTTGGGAATAAATATACTCGAAAGTAAAAGTTTAAGCTACTATTATAGCTTAGCAAACAAGTTTTTTGATTATATTCATGCAGGTATTCCACAAATTTGTATGGGCTATCCGGAGTATAAATCTATTAATAATAACTTTGATATTGCCCTATTAATTGATAGTTTTGCAATTGAAAAATTGGTCGAAAGTATGAATGAAATCATTTCGAATAAAAATCTATATAACAGGCTGGCAGAGAATTGTATAAAAGCCTCTGAGAATTTAAACTGGCAAAATGAAAGTCTGGAATTACTTCAATTAATAAATAATTTTGATTAA
- the hemE gene encoding uroporphyrinogen decarboxylase codes for MEKIRNDIFLKAALGKEVDRPPVWLMRQAGRILPEYRAIRSKLSGFKELVTNPQLSAEVTLQPVDILGVDAAIIFSDILVIPEALGLPYEMHEGRGPHFENPVQTEKDINKLSASDIPAKLQYVTDAIKLVKNDLNGRVPLIGFAGAPWTIFAYMVEGSGSKTFSIARRMLYTNPDFSIKLLDLITDATIQYLKAQIAAGANLIQIFDSWAGVLPANVYKEFSLKYINKICDAIDEVPVTVFAKGAFFALPEMKHTNCRVVGLDWNMNPVEARKLLPNKTLQGNFDPCLLYAPVKMIEKETKIMLDNFGKQNYIANLGHGVYPDTPLDGVKAFIATVQNC; via the coding sequence ATGGAAAAAATCCGTAATGATATCTTTCTTAAAGCTGCATTAGGAAAAGAAGTTGATAGGCCTCCGGTTTGGTTAATGCGTCAGGCAGGTAGAATTTTACCCGAATACCGGGCTATCAGATCGAAGCTTAGCGGATTTAAAGAATTGGTTACAAACCCACAGCTTTCTGCTGAAGTCACTTTGCAGCCTGTGGATATATTAGGAGTTGATGCTGCTATTATTTTTTCTGATATACTGGTAATTCCCGAAGCTTTGGGTTTGCCTTATGAAATGCATGAGGGGAGAGGGCCTCATTTTGAAAACCCTGTTCAAACTGAAAAAGATATTAATAAATTGTCAGCAAGCGATATCCCTGCAAAGCTGCAATATGTAACAGATGCAATAAAATTAGTTAAAAATGACCTTAACGGGCGGGTTCCGTTAATTGGATTCGCCGGCGCTCCCTGGACTATTTTTGCTTATATGGTTGAAGGCAGCGGTTCAAAGACTTTTTCAATTGCCAGAAGAATGCTTTACACCAATCCCGATTTTTCAATTAAGTTACTTGATTTGATAACGGATGCCACTATACAGTACTTAAAAGCTCAAATTGCTGCAGGTGCCAATCTTATTCAAATTTTTGATTCCTGGGCCGGAGTACTTCCGGCTAATGTTTATAAAGAGTTTTCGTTAAAGTATATCAATAAAATCTGTGATGCCATAGATGAAGTGCCTGTTACGGTTTTTGCAAAAGGAGCTTTTTTTGCACTCCCCGAAATGAAACACACCAATTGCCGGGTTGTTGGACTCGATTGGAATATGAACCCGGTAGAAGCAAGAAAATTGCTGCCAAACAAGACTTTACAGGGAAACTTTGACCCATGTTTGCTTTATGCACCGGTGAAAATGATAGAAAAAGAAACAAAAATCATGCTAGACAATTTTGGAAAGCAAAATTATATAGCCAATCTGGGTCATGGCGTTTATCCTGACACCCCTTTAGATGGTGTTAAAGCTTTTATTGCAACAGTTCAAAATTGTTAA
- a CDS encoding HlyC/CorC family transporter, whose protein sequence is MELIAIFFLISLNGFLAMSEIAFAATKASRLETLKSKKALNLLRFLKNPVQFLSTIQVGITFIGILTGMFSAATIIGHLDLLISKINFLSAYSSTIAYTITLFIITFMMILFGELIPKRIALSNPEKIAIFVFTPIRVFGVITMPLVWLLSRSTDFFSRIFISKKTKSSKATEEEVKNLILMGMQEGSVPELEMDLLNKVFKLDDLKVERFMTPKKDFIWIYLDEDIEVQKQKIFNHPHKSYPVATSSGQKCLGVLYTHKFLNAFQKNENVNVNDLLEKPLIVDEELNMAGLLLQFQEENTHFALVINEQVEITGLITMNEISEALIGNYSVLHQEKHENFIERIDGSFFVEASTPIKQFTSKFSLKNVKTENTNFHTLGGFLIQEMKGLPEVSERIEIEHLIIEIADLDGHRIDKVIVYVNDK, encoded by the coding sequence TTGGAATTAATTGCTATTTTCTTTCTTATTTCTTTAAATGGATTTTTAGCAATGTCTGAAATTGCTTTTGCCGCTACCAAGGCTTCTCGTTTAGAAACACTTAAGAGTAAAAAAGCACTTAATCTATTGCGCTTTTTAAAAAACCCGGTACAGTTTTTATCCACTATTCAAGTCGGCATTACTTTTATAGGTATACTTACCGGTATGTTTAGTGCTGCAACGATAATAGGGCATTTGGATTTGCTCATATCAAAAATAAACTTCCTGAGTGCTTACAGTTCAACTATAGCTTACACAATCACTTTATTTATCATTACTTTCATGATGATACTTTTCGGGGAACTGATTCCCAAGCGGATTGCTCTCTCAAATCCTGAAAAAATAGCCATTTTTGTTTTTACTCCCATTCGGGTTTTTGGTGTAATCACTATGCCTTTGGTATGGTTGCTCAGTCGTTCAACCGATTTTTTTAGTCGCATTTTTATTTCAAAAAAGACTAAATCTTCAAAAGCTACTGAGGAAGAAGTAAAAAACCTGATTTTAATGGGTATGCAGGAGGGAAGCGTACCGGAACTTGAAATGGATTTGCTGAATAAAGTCTTTAAACTGGACGATTTGAAGGTGGAAAGGTTCATGACTCCTAAAAAAGATTTTATATGGATTTATCTGGATGAAGATATTGAGGTACAAAAGCAAAAAATATTTAACCATCCTCATAAGTCTTATCCGGTGGCGACGTCATCTGGTCAGAAATGCCTGGGTGTTTTATATACCCATAAATTTTTAAATGCTTTTCAAAAAAATGAAAATGTAAATGTAAATGATTTACTGGAAAAACCGCTTATTGTTGATGAGGAACTAAATATGGCAGGCCTTTTACTACAGTTTCAGGAAGAAAACACTCACTTTGCATTGGTAATCAATGAACAAGTGGAAATAACAGGTCTAATAACCATGAATGAAATTTCAGAAGCCCTGATTGGTAATTATTCTGTCTTGCATCAGGAGAAACATGAAAATTTTATAGAAAGAATTGACGGCAGCTTTTTTGTGGAAGCTTCTACTCCGATTAAGCAATTTACGAGTAAGTTTTCATTAAAAAATGTAAAAACAGAAAATACAAACTTTCATACACTGGGGGGCTTTTTAATACAGGAAATGAAAGGTTTACCGGAGGTTTCAGAACGTATTGAAATCGAACATCTGATTATTGAAATTGCCGATTTAGACGGACATAGAATTGATAAGGTTATCGTCTATGTTAACGATAAGTAA
- a CDS encoding fructose-6-phosphate aldolase has protein sequence MYIIKIKGKAKIPDYIQLRDESFTLLGYFRADRPEKGLEKCGLGERIEELKKLIETIPFGKLEKIQ, from the coding sequence ATGTATATTATTAAAATCAAGGGCAAAGCAAAAATTCCTGATTATATTCAATTGAGAGATGAGAGTTTTACTCTTTTGGGTTATTTTCGTGCTGACAGACCGGAAAAAGGTCTTGAAAAGTGCGGTTTAGGCGAAAGAATCGAAGAATTAAAAAAGTTGATTGAAACCATCCCTTTCGGGAAACTTGAAAAAATACAGTAA